A genomic stretch from Lathyrus oleraceus cultivar Zhongwan6 chromosome 2, CAAS_Psat_ZW6_1.0, whole genome shotgun sequence includes:
- the LOC127118929 gene encoding caffeoylshikimate esterase — protein sequence MMELSNTFRFQSQNLSSFTPFSPINNTPFKNHLLNHKPKTTKLTVTAARKAPIEGVSEELNDIASYNLDFAYSRRRVRAAFTQVQQQLDHCLFKGAPAGIRTEEWYERNSRGLEIFCKSWMPEVGTPIKASVCFCHGYGDTCTFFFEGVARRIAASGYAVFAMDYPGFGLSEGLHGYIPNFDDLVDDVIEHYTQIKARPDMRELPRFLLGQSMGGAVSLKVHLKEPNNWDGVVLVAPMCKIADDVLPPDAVMKVLTVLSKVIPKAKLFPNQDLAELAIREPSKRKLAVYNVICYEDNPRLRTGMELLRITKEIETQVEKVSAPLLILHGAADKVTDPLVSQFLYENASSKDKTLKLYENGYHCILEGEPDDRIYALHDDIVSWLDFRCSIK from the exons ATGATGGAGCTATCAAACACATTCAGATTCCAATCACAGAACCTCTCATCTTTCACACCTTTCTCTCCTATAAACAACACCCCTTTCAAAAATCATCTACTCAACCATAAACCAAAGACAACGAAACTAACCGTCACTGCAGCGAGAAAAGCACCCATTGAAGGGGTTAGTGAAGAGTTGAACGATATAGCTTCTTATAACCTTGATTTTGCATACTCTCGGAGAAGAGTTCGTGCGGCTTTTACTCAGGTTCAACAACAGCTTGATCATTGCTTGTTTAAg GGTGCTCCTGCTGGAATTAGAACAGAAGAA TGGTATGAAAGGAATTCTAGAGGATTGGAAATTTTCTGCAAAAGCTGGATGCCAGAGGTTGGAACTCCAATCAAGGCTTCTGTTTGTTTTTGTCATGGATATGGTGATACTTGCACATTCTTCTTTGAAG GTGTGGCTAGGAGAATTGCTGCATCTGGGTATGCTGTTTTTGCTATGGACTATCCAGGCTTTGGGCTTTCAGAAGGATTACATGGCTACATACCTAATTTTGATGACCTAGTTGACGATGTTATAGAGCATTATACTCAAATAAAAG CAAGGCCTGATATGAGAGAATTACCTCGATTTCTGCTGGGACAGTCAATGGGTGGGGCGGTTTCGCTAAAAGTTCATTTGAAGGAGCCAAATAATTGGGATGGAGTGGTACTCGTAGCACCAATGTGTAAA ATTGCAGACGATGTGTTACCACCGGATGCAGTTATGAAGGTGTTAACTGTTTTGTCAAAAGTGATTCCAAAGGCAAAACTCTTCCCGAACCAAGACCTCGCTGAGCTGGCCATCAGAGAACCGAGCAAAAGAAAATTG GCTGTTTACAATGTTATCTGTTATGAGGATAATCCACGACTGAGAACTGGCATGGAACTTTTAAGGATCACAAAAGAAATTGAGACACAAGTAGAGAAG GTGTCAGCGCCATTATTGATTCTTCATGGAGCTGCAGACAAGGTGACAGATCCATTAGTGAGCCAATTTCTTTATGAAAATGCATCTAGCAAGGATAAGACTTTAAAGCTATATGAAAATGGTTACCACTGCATTTTGGAAGGGGAACCTGATGATAGAATATATGCTTTACATGATGACATTGTCTCATGGCTTGATTTTAGGTGTTCCATTAAGTGA